A part of Selenomonadales bacterium genomic DNA contains:
- a CDS encoding GPR endopeptidase, protein MEENMFRTDLALEAREMMAEEVRSSVSGIMVEEKQTDDVKVTKVRIETESASRALGKKQGTYVTFEVKDSVGKDAQAEQQLVRLLAREVQEMIPQEGTVLVVGLGNRSSTPDALGPRTVEGVFVTRHMREMMTDEAARSVRSVCSFAPGVLGVTGIETAEILRGVAEHVQPAVIIAVDALASSSSKRVATTVQLSDTGIHPGSGVGNRRFGIDKESMGVPVIAVGVPTVIYASTIALDILHSLERTGQVACRFARGERVTEDRRRAILRANMPEALSRLMVTPRDIDRLIADMARIISRSINKALYSSMTGDGQSRYLQ, encoded by the coding sequence ATGGAGGAAAATATGTTTCGTACAGACTTGGCACTCGAGGCGCGAGAGATGATGGCAGAAGAGGTGCGCTCATCGGTGTCGGGTATCATGGTAGAGGAAAAGCAGACAGATGATGTGAAGGTGACGAAGGTACGTATCGAAACGGAATCGGCATCACGTGCACTCGGCAAGAAGCAGGGAACGTATGTGACGTTTGAGGTGAAGGACAGTGTCGGCAAAGATGCGCAGGCAGAGCAGCAGTTGGTTCGTCTGCTTGCGCGAGAAGTGCAGGAGATGATCCCGCAGGAGGGGACAGTGCTCGTTGTGGGGCTGGGCAATCGAAGCAGTACGCCTGATGCGCTCGGTCCGCGTACGGTGGAAGGTGTATTCGTGACGCGTCATATGCGGGAGATGATGACGGATGAGGCGGCGAGGAGTGTGCGTTCGGTCTGCTCGTTCGCTCCGGGAGTGCTTGGTGTGACGGGTATCGAAACGGCCGAGATCCTGCGTGGTGTCGCAGAGCACGTACAGCCTGCTGTCATCATAGCAGTTGATGCACTTGCTTCTTCATCGAGCAAGCGAGTGGCAACGACGGTCCAGCTTTCTGATACGGGGATACATCCCGGGTCGGGTGTCGGCAATCGGAGATTCGGCATTGATAAGGAGTCGATGGGCGTGCCTGTGATCGCTGTCGGCGTGCCGACTGTTATTTATGCTTCGACGATCGCGCTCGATATTTTGCACAGCCTTGAGAGAACAGGACAGGTAGCTTGCCGATTCGCACGCGGAGAACGTGTGACGGAAGACCGCAGACGAGCGATCCTGCGCGCCAATATGCCTGAAGCGTTGAGCCGACTGATGGTGACACCGCGCGATATCGACAGGCTTATCGCAGATATGGCGCGTATCATCAGCCGCAGTATCAACAAGGCACTCTATTCGTCTATGACGGGGGACGGTCAATCAAGATACTTGCAATAA
- the rpsT gene encoding 30S ribosomal protein S20, which produces MPNIKSSIRSVKTDAELNAKNSAVKSSIRKAVRKLNEAIEAGQTEEAKNLLTNAVSGFDKAVQKGIVHKNTAARKKSRLAQKVNAMA; this is translated from the coding sequence TTGCCGAATATTAAATCTTCTATCCGCAGTGTAAAAACCGATGCTGAATTGAATGCAAAAAATTCCGCTGTTAAATCTTCGATCAGAAAAGCAGTTCGCAAACTGAACGAAGCGATTGAAGCAGGTCAAACGGAAGAAGCGAAAAACCTCCTGACGAACGCTGTCAGCGGTTTCGACAAAGCCGTACAGAAAGGCATCGTTCATAAAAATACCGCCGCTCGCAAAAAATCGCGTTTGGCACAGAAAGTTAACGCTATGGCATAA
- the holA gene encoding DNA polymerase III subunit delta, with translation MYLDHEKKIKESHRVYVFCGSEQYLVRQYTNQVLEDHLPREEWDANLHIIEEMPSYAVLAEAVNSVPFFGGRYGVLVRDAGWLQSGRGNTADEERIAELVANVPDDCRLVLVVQGKIDGRKKIAKAVKKCAAVIECEPLKPKELSPWIQKRSKELGIRITADGMQYLLSVLNLMNEISLDFVEQEMKKASLYTDKKMIDRAVLTESMAAIPEASVFRLLDALGDKKTAEVAKLLRQQEDSGVPLIKTTVLLARQVRMLWQASAVAGSGGNMDDLMRETGIRHSFIAEKLVRQSKNFSLTSLRRAMCDLADAEQALKSGRTDGAVLEEVIISLCMARR, from the coding sequence ATGTATTTGGATCATGAAAAAAAGATAAAAGAATCACATCGCGTGTATGTCTTTTGCGGAAGTGAGCAATATCTGGTGCGGCAATATACGAATCAAGTGCTGGAAGATCATCTGCCGCGCGAGGAGTGGGACGCGAATCTGCATATCATAGAAGAGATGCCGTCGTATGCTGTGCTTGCGGAGGCAGTGAACAGTGTACCGTTCTTCGGCGGGCGGTACGGCGTTTTGGTGCGTGATGCAGGATGGCTCCAATCGGGGCGCGGTAATACAGCGGACGAAGAGCGCATCGCCGAATTGGTAGCGAATGTCCCTGACGATTGCCGACTGGTGCTCGTTGTGCAGGGGAAGATAGACGGTCGTAAAAAGATAGCGAAAGCTGTCAAAAAATGTGCGGCAGTCATCGAGTGCGAGCCGCTCAAACCGAAAGAACTTTCTCCGTGGATACAGAAGAGGTCGAAGGAGCTGGGTATCCGCATAACGGCTGACGGAATGCAGTATCTTCTGTCGGTGTTGAATTTGATGAACGAGATATCGCTCGATTTCGTCGAGCAGGAGATGAAAAAAGCTTCCTTATATACGGACAAAAAAATGATAGACCGCGCGGTGCTGACAGAGAGCATGGCGGCGATTCCCGAAGCGTCTGTATTCCGTCTTTTGGATGCGCTCGGTGATAAGAAAACAGCTGAGGTTGCCAAGCTTCTCAGACAACAAGAAGACAGCGGTGTGCCTCTTATCAAGACAACAGTACTGTTGGCAAGACAAGTGCGTATGCTGTGGCAGGCAAGCGCAGTGGCAGGCAGTGGCGGCAATATGGACGACTTGATGCGTGAAACGGGTATCCGTCATTCGTTCATTGCCGAAAAACTTGTTCGCCAAAGCAAAAACTTTTCTCTCACATCACTCAGACGCGCTATGTGCGACTTGGCAGATGCCGAACAAGCACTCAAAAGCGGGCGTACGGACGGTGCGGTGCTGGAAGAAGTCATCATATCACTTTGTATGGCAAGAAGATAA
- a CDS encoding DNA internalization-related competence protein ComEC/Rec2, whose protein sequence is MKQTSTVLVNSIAIGFVLGVWLGSQCSDWRIGCALFVLALTCHLAVMIKKAKHGLITVSLLFLAGGCLVMQLSDAEKINPLEEWIGQDVLITGISTKEARPISLDEKTKQVTYTVDVLRLQKGTDIANPDATVFVTAYADKEKHDARIGDIINVYGKVKEIRDFQNPGRIDRAGMYARDGVYGRMTVQDDDVWVAQTEGDWHRWVADLRQSVRERLISVLSERDAAVLFAILFGGYYGIPPAWIENFSVLGIIHILSVSGAHIAVVSSFVLIVCCLLRLRGVLQFIVVTSVISGYALMAGMTPPVIRAVVMGMATFGALSFHRQRDARNALSLVAVGMLAYEPALIFDISYQLSFASTAGIIYLVPKLEERMTRLPRWMASSIGVTIAAQLATVPFIVWYFHRISLSSVIANLTIVPFLEITMVLGLVGLLISCLWTWGGTICLVGCGLLLGLAMEEVRLFAMMPFASVDVSEISLWWGAGYYVVLLWLFGYHPNVLPSVAMLWSRLSWKKVGIAVVCFFIVGCAYLMMPAEDKMRVHYLDVGQGNAALVETPNKRFILIDAGGRFGRGDGAYDAGLRVVVPYLRYAGVKELDMMVLTHGHQDHAGGAAEVVRAIPVDTVIVAREHQSKSIRNLLRQDERYRAVEYADSNAKREIDGVTIEILHAPTEMQGQRRGNEASNLVRVSYAGKRFLFTGDMESLQEESILMQNLDVASDVLCVAHHGSKTSTSAEFLAQCAPKYAVISAGYRNSFGHPHPTVLKRLTEQDVDVWRIDERGYVLIEADEDGVRIAEQ, encoded by the coding sequence ATGAAACAGACGAGTACGGTGCTTGTCAATTCTATAGCGATCGGTTTCGTTCTCGGCGTTTGGCTCGGCAGTCAATGCTCAGATTGGCGGATCGGGTGTGCGTTGTTCGTACTTGCGCTTACCTGCCATCTGGCGGTGATGATAAAGAAGGCAAAACATGGGCTTATCACGGTATCGCTGCTCTTTTTAGCGGGCGGATGCCTTGTGATGCAGTTGTCTGATGCGGAGAAGATCAACCCGCTCGAGGAGTGGATCGGGCAGGATGTTTTGATAACGGGCATCAGCACGAAAGAAGCAAGGCCGATATCGCTTGACGAGAAAACGAAGCAGGTGACGTATACCGTCGATGTGCTGCGCTTGCAAAAGGGGACGGACATCGCGAACCCTGATGCGACTGTTTTTGTGACGGCTTATGCAGATAAAGAGAAACACGATGCGCGTATCGGTGATATCATCAACGTGTACGGTAAGGTGAAGGAGATTCGTGACTTTCAAAATCCGGGACGCATTGATCGAGCGGGGATGTATGCTCGTGATGGTGTGTACGGTCGCATGACTGTGCAGGATGATGATGTATGGGTCGCGCAGACAGAAGGAGATTGGCATAGATGGGTCGCCGACCTTCGCCAATCGGTAAGAGAGCGGCTTATAAGTGTTCTCTCCGAACGAGATGCGGCTGTTTTGTTTGCGATCTTGTTCGGCGGATATTATGGGATACCGCCCGCATGGATAGAGAATTTTTCGGTACTCGGTATTATCCATATTTTGTCGGTATCGGGCGCGCATATTGCGGTGGTGTCGAGCTTTGTGCTCATTGTCTGTTGTCTGCTTCGGCTCCGCGGTGTGCTGCAGTTCATCGTGGTGACGAGTGTTATTTCCGGATATGCGTTGATGGCAGGTATGACACCACCTGTCATTCGTGCCGTCGTGATGGGCATGGCAACATTCGGCGCGCTATCATTTCATCGTCAGCGTGATGCGCGCAATGCGCTGTCGCTCGTCGCAGTCGGGATGCTGGCATATGAGCCTGCACTTATCTTCGATATCAGCTATCAGTTATCGTTCGCATCGACGGCAGGTATTATCTATCTCGTGCCCAAATTGGAAGAACGAATGACGCGCCTGCCGAGATGGATGGCGAGCAGTATCGGGGTGACGATCGCCGCACAGCTGGCGACGGTGCCGTTTATCGTGTGGTATTTTCATCGGATATCGCTCAGCAGTGTGATAGCCAACTTGACGATCGTTCCGTTTTTGGAGATTACGATGGTGCTTGGTCTGGTCGGCTTATTGATATCGTGCCTGTGGACGTGGGGCGGCACGATCTGTCTTGTCGGCTGCGGGCTTTTGCTTGGCTTGGCAATGGAAGAAGTACGCCTCTTTGCGATGATGCCGTTTGCATCGGTCGATGTGTCCGAGATATCCTTGTGGTGGGGTGCAGGCTATTACGTTGTGCTTCTCTGGCTGTTCGGTTATCATCCGAACGTGCTTCCGAGCGTAGCTATGCTGTGGAGCAGGTTGTCGTGGAAGAAGGTCGGTATCGCTGTCGTATGTTTCTTTATCGTCGGTTGTGCATATCTGATGATGCCTGCGGAAGATAAGATGCGTGTCCATTATCTCGATGTGGGACAGGGCAATGCGGCACTCGTTGAAACGCCGAATAAGAGATTTATCCTCATTGATGCAGGCGGTCGATTCGGTCGCGGTGACGGTGCGTATGATGCGGGACTGCGTGTCGTTGTGCCGTATCTTCGTTATGCAGGTGTAAAAGAGCTCGATATGATGGTGCTGACACACGGGCATCAAGACCACGCGGGCGGTGCGGCAGAAGTCGTGCGTGCGATACCTGTCGATACGGTCATTGTGGCGAGAGAGCATCAGTCGAAGAGTATCCGCAACCTGCTCCGTCAAGACGAGCGGTATCGGGCGGTCGAGTATGCCGATAGTAATGCAAAACGCGAGATAGACGGTGTGACGATAGAGATCCTGCACGCACCGACAGAGATGCAGGGACAGCGTCGCGGCAACGAAGCGTCGAATCTGGTACGCGTATCGTATGCAGGTAAACGATTTTTGTTTACGGGTGATATGGAATCATTGCAGGAAGAATCGATATTGATGCAGAATCTTGATGTGGCAAGTGATGTGCTGTGTGTTGCGCATCATGGGTCGAAGACATCGACTTCGGCAGAGTTTTTGGCTCAGTGTGCGCCCAAGTATGCGGTCATTTCGGCAGGATATCGAAATTCGTTCGGTCATCCGCATCCGACTGTACTCAAGCGATTGACAGAACAGGATGTTGATGTGTGGCGCATCGATGAACGCGGATATGTATTGATAGAAGCCGATGAAGACGGCGTGCGGATAGCCGAGCAATAA
- a CDS encoding ComEA family DNA-binding protein: MDKHRQLWIVTIMALILVCISVYISGRPEVREAETVVVRVEGAVRQQGSIALVNGMRVIDAIEACGGILPEAKMDGVDVSAELIDGQVIRVAPVQAEVSQTKETKKSARKKKKVTVSGPVNINTASITELDRLPGIGPALAKRIIAYREANGRFPTVADIQRVKGIGKKKYEKMKPLIRVE; encoded by the coding sequence ATGGATAAGCACAGACAGCTGTGGATCGTGACGATCATGGCTCTTATATTGGTCTGTATCAGTGTGTATATCAGCGGTCGCCCGGAGGTGCGTGAAGCAGAAACGGTCGTTGTGCGTGTCGAGGGTGCGGTGCGCCAGCAGGGCAGTATCGCGCTCGTGAATGGGATGCGTGTCATCGATGCAATAGAAGCGTGCGGAGGTATTTTGCCCGAGGCGAAGATGGATGGCGTCGACGTGTCGGCAGAACTCATCGACGGACAGGTGATACGTGTTGCACCTGTGCAGGCAGAGGTTTCACAGACGAAAGAAACGAAAAAGTCTGCAAGAAAGAAGAAAAAAGTTACAGTGAGCGGACCTGTCAATATCAATACGGCAAGCATAACGGAGCTGGACAGACTGCCCGGTATCGGTCCTGCGCTCGCCAAACGAATCATAGCATATCGTGAGGCGAACGGAAGATTCCCTACGGTCGCTGATATCCAGCGAGTAAAAGGGATCGGTAAGAAAAAATACGAGAAGATGAAGCCCTTGATTCGGGTGGAATAG